The following are encoded together in the Streptomyces rapamycinicus NRRL 5491 genome:
- a CDS encoding amidohydrolase family protein, whose amino-acid sequence MIIDAHCHVWPDDIARKVLANRPVGLDPVHDGTLDGLRRTMDAAGIDMAMTLAVADMARTVHRTNEFVGTVDRSRFVPFGTVHPDLTIERNIASLKDNGVVGVKLHPLFQDVSFADAKVRDMLVALAENDIPVIAHVGCGGDHVQNERGASRHLPSLVRGIPGLRFIAAHFGGYHDLDAAEAWSVGAGVHLETSWPPSVGNLPADRIRGIIRRHGADRVVYGSDWPMTDPATEIAAIRSWGLTAEEEAGVLGDNLARLLGITEAVTA is encoded by the coding sequence GTGATCATCGACGCACACTGTCACGTGTGGCCGGACGACATCGCCCGCAAGGTGCTGGCGAACCGGCCTGTAGGTCTCGACCCCGTGCACGACGGCACGCTCGACGGCCTGCGCCGCACGATGGACGCGGCCGGGATCGACATGGCGATGACCCTCGCGGTCGCCGACATGGCCCGGACCGTGCACCGGACCAACGAGTTCGTGGGCACGGTGGACAGGAGCCGGTTCGTCCCTTTCGGGACTGTCCACCCTGACCTGACGATCGAGCGGAACATCGCTTCTCTGAAGGACAACGGCGTGGTGGGTGTGAAGCTGCACCCGCTGTTCCAAGATGTCTCCTTCGCCGACGCGAAGGTCAGGGACATGCTCGTCGCGCTGGCGGAGAACGACATCCCAGTGATCGCCCACGTCGGCTGCGGCGGCGACCACGTCCAGAACGAGCGTGGTGCGTCCAGGCACCTGCCGTCGCTGGTGCGGGGGATTCCCGGCCTGCGGTTCATCGCCGCCCACTTCGGCGGATACCACGATCTCGACGCGGCGGAGGCGTGGTCGGTCGGCGCGGGCGTCCACCTGGAGACCTCGTGGCCGCCGAGCGTCGGGAACCTGCCGGCGGATCGAATCAGGGGAATCATCCGCCGGCACGGGGCCGACCGCGTCGTCTACGGGTCGGACTGGCCAATGACGGATCCGGCGACCGAGATCGCGGCGATCCGGAGTTGGGGACTGACAGCGGAGGAGGAGGCCGGTGTGCTCGGGGACAACCTCGCGCGCCTGCTCGGGATCACGGAAGCGGTGACGGCATGA
- a CDS encoding acyl-CoA dehydrogenase family protein, with protein sequence MNPFHDLAPPYLELRDRARALAAKCAPLAQRADESDSVDEEVRGLLSGSGLAAIQVPRAYGGHFEQPDSLAVTIVREHLAGESGHLDSLFAMQGIGSYAISVGGSEEIRRQWLPKIATMEAIAALALTEPDVGSDLKALSTTITADGDELVVTGSKSFITNGGDASYYCVLGKEEVDGRTGYSLVLVPAGTPGVSTNRPHQIMAPHVLGDIAFDGARVPAGNRLGLPGKGFALVLATLATFRVSVAGAAIGTAQAALDDALAHTTSREQFGGPLVRLGPVPQLLAMSWTEIEMARAFTYQVAQAAAADAAGNLHFSSMAKVGATEVAGRVVDRSVQVMGRFGLVRGSRIERLYRAARPMRVYEGATEVLLDALSKQLIKGHTS encoded by the coding sequence ATGAACCCCTTCCACGACCTCGCTCCCCCGTACCTCGAACTGCGCGATCGGGCTCGTGCCCTGGCCGCCAAGTGCGCCCCGCTGGCCCAGCGGGCCGACGAGAGCGACTCCGTCGACGAGGAGGTGCGCGGCCTCCTCAGTGGCAGCGGGCTGGCCGCGATCCAGGTCCCGCGGGCCTACGGCGGGCATTTCGAGCAACCGGACTCGCTGGCCGTGACGATTGTCCGCGAGCACTTGGCGGGGGAGTCCGGTCACCTCGATTCGCTGTTCGCCATGCAGGGCATCGGCAGCTACGCGATCTCCGTCGGCGGCTCCGAGGAGATCAGGCGGCAATGGCTGCCGAAGATCGCCACGATGGAGGCGATCGCGGCGCTGGCGCTGACCGAGCCGGACGTCGGTTCGGATCTCAAGGCCCTCTCCACGACGATCACCGCCGACGGGGACGAGCTGGTGGTCACCGGCAGCAAGAGCTTCATCACCAACGGCGGCGACGCGAGCTACTACTGCGTGCTCGGCAAGGAGGAGGTCGACGGCAGGACCGGCTACTCGCTGGTCCTGGTACCCGCCGGCACCCCGGGCGTGAGCACGAACCGGCCGCACCAGATCATGGCGCCGCACGTCCTCGGTGACATCGCCTTCGACGGCGCCCGGGTGCCCGCCGGGAACCGGCTCGGCCTGCCGGGCAAGGGGTTCGCGCTGGTACTTGCCACGCTGGCCACATTCCGGGTCTCGGTCGCCGGCGCGGCGATCGGCACGGCCCAGGCCGCGCTCGACGACGCTCTCGCCCACACCACGAGCCGCGAACAGTTCGGTGGCCCGCTGGTCCGTCTCGGCCCCGTCCCGCAGCTGCTGGCGATGTCGTGGACCGAGATCGAGATGGCCAGGGCGTTCACCTATCAGGTCGCGCAAGCCGCGGCGGCGGACGCCGCGGGCAACCTGCACTTCTCCTCGATGGCCAAGGTCGGCGCGACCGAGGTCGCCGGCCGGGTCGTGGACCGCTCGGTACAGGTGATGGGCCGGTTCGGGCTGGTTCGCGGTTCGCGGATCGAGCGCCTCTACCGGGCCGCCCGGCCGATGCGGGTCTACGAGGGGGCCACCGAGGTCCTGCTCGATGCCTTGTCCAAACAGCTCATCAAGGGGCACACCTCGTGA
- a CDS encoding acyl-CoA dehydrogenase family protein, whose translation MARPVPSYGDETLDALAEMVRDFGLKEVRPRFRELEDAGEFPRELYLRMGELGLFSCCFPSEENPEAGYRALAVVAEQLAYTYPPISAPMNLQAATVPLTIANWGAAEQIDAYVDGLIGGRILGCNAMTEPDGGSDLLGAMRTRAVRDGDDYLITGAKMWITNANVADVAVVYAKTDPAAGHKGVSAFLLPMDTPGVVVDRVPCRVLGKLMPTNMITFDHARVPASAMLGAEGEGFKVAMSAMDFGRLTVAARSLGLAQACLDTAVDYANEREAFGQKIGNFQMIKKQIADMACEVAAARMLVWDAAVKYDEGTVPTRESSLAKYFAAEVCNRAAQACAEIHGGYAFSDELPISVYLNYAKLWQTGEGSANIQAVLIADDALGWKPMDRHRRPSFVPRPAGATA comes from the coding sequence ATGGCCCGACCCGTCCCGAGCTACGGTGACGAGACGCTCGACGCGCTCGCCGAGATGGTCCGCGACTTCGGCCTCAAGGAGGTCCGGCCGCGCTTCCGTGAACTGGAGGACGCCGGCGAGTTCCCCCGGGAGCTCTACCTGCGCATGGGTGAGCTCGGCCTGTTCTCCTGCTGCTTCCCGAGCGAGGAGAACCCGGAGGCCGGGTATCGTGCGCTCGCCGTCGTCGCGGAACAGCTCGCCTACACCTACCCGCCGATCAGCGCTCCGATGAACCTGCAGGCCGCGACCGTCCCGCTGACGATCGCCAACTGGGGCGCCGCCGAACAGATCGACGCCTACGTCGACGGCTTGATCGGAGGCAGGATCCTCGGCTGCAATGCCATGACCGAACCCGACGGCGGCTCGGACCTGCTGGGCGCGATGCGGACCCGCGCCGTGCGCGATGGGGACGACTACCTGATCACCGGCGCGAAAATGTGGATCACCAATGCGAACGTCGCCGATGTCGCCGTCGTCTACGCCAAGACCGACCCCGCCGCCGGTCACAAGGGCGTCTCGGCCTTCCTGCTCCCGATGGACACGCCAGGCGTCGTCGTCGACCGCGTGCCCTGCCGGGTGTTGGGAAAGCTCATGCCGACCAACATGATCACCTTCGACCATGCCAGGGTGCCGGCCTCGGCGATGCTCGGCGCCGAGGGCGAGGGCTTCAAGGTCGCCATGAGCGCGATGGACTTCGGTCGGCTGACCGTCGCGGCCCGCTCGCTCGGGCTTGCCCAAGCCTGTCTGGACACCGCGGTCGACTACGCGAACGAGCGCGAGGCGTTCGGTCAGAAGATAGGCAACTTCCAGATGATCAAGAAGCAGATCGCGGACATGGCGTGCGAGGTCGCCGCGGCCCGCATGCTCGTCTGGGACGCCGCGGTGAAGTACGACGAGGGCACCGTCCCGACCCGGGAGTCGTCGCTCGCCAAGTATTTCGCGGCCGAGGTCTGCAACCGGGCCGCCCAGGCGTGCGCCGAGATCCACGGCGGATACGCCTTCAGCGACGAGCTCCCGATCAGCGTCTATCTCAACTACGCCAAGCTGTGGCAGACCGGAGAGGGTTCTGCGAACATCCAGGCCGTCCTGATCGCCGACGACGCGCTGGGCTGGAAGCCGATGGACCGGCACAGGCGGCCCTCCTTCGTGCCGCGGCCGGCGGGGGCGACGGCCTGA
- a CDS encoding MFS transporter has protein sequence MTAAAATKSSHRQEIRTVVASMIGTAVEFYDFSIYGVAASLVFSHLFFPDVGDFLGTLLSLSTFAIAFIARPIGAAVFGHFGDRVGRKGTLFITLMTMGVATVGIGLLPTYSQVGILAPVLLVVLRLAQGFSLGGEQAGAMLMSVESAMEKRRGMFGAFVNSGAGWGLLLANLVYLAMSRLPRDAFRSWGWRVPFLLSAVLVVVGLFIRLRLEESPEYKEVKQEGAVRRLPIVEVFKAHWKQVILLAFGLLASGVSYYIAIVFSLSYGVTALGQADGTMLSLVLWMTGLMITLVPLIGWLSDRWGMASRRLIFIGSSVALMGTSFLWFALLQTRQYGLMLLGFVILFVAYCANIAVTPTFFALAFPAQVRYSGMAMGFTLGTVIGASIAPLVATALQDATGSWVGVASYMSGAAFLAAISGVLLREYVPDRRARRGVGEPAGPTSSAEPSEAAR, from the coding sequence GTGACCGCGGCTGCCGCTACAAAGAGCTCTCACAGGCAGGAAATCAGGACGGTCGTCGCCAGCATGATCGGCACGGCTGTGGAGTTCTACGACTTCTCGATCTACGGAGTCGCGGCATCACTCGTCTTCTCGCACCTGTTCTTTCCGGACGTCGGCGACTTCCTCGGCACGCTCCTGTCGCTGTCGACCTTCGCGATCGCGTTCATCGCGAGGCCGATCGGTGCCGCGGTCTTCGGGCACTTCGGCGACCGGGTCGGGCGCAAAGGCACGCTGTTCATCACGTTGATGACCATGGGCGTCGCGACCGTCGGCATCGGCCTGCTGCCGACCTACTCCCAGGTCGGGATCCTCGCACCGGTCCTGCTGGTGGTCCTGCGGCTCGCGCAGGGCTTCTCGCTCGGCGGCGAACAGGCGGGGGCGATGCTGATGAGCGTCGAGAGCGCTATGGAGAAGCGCCGCGGAATGTTCGGCGCCTTCGTGAACTCCGGCGCCGGTTGGGGACTATTGCTGGCCAACCTCGTGTACCTCGCGATGTCGCGGCTGCCGCGGGACGCGTTTCGCAGCTGGGGCTGGCGGGTGCCCTTCCTGCTCAGTGCCGTGCTGGTCGTGGTGGGCCTGTTCATCCGGCTCCGATTGGAGGAGAGCCCGGAGTACAAGGAGGTGAAACAGGAGGGCGCGGTCCGCAGGCTGCCCATCGTCGAGGTCTTCAAAGCCCACTGGAAGCAGGTGATCCTGCTGGCCTTCGGTCTGCTGGCCTCGGGTGTCAGCTACTACATCGCGATCGTGTTCTCGCTGTCCTATGGCGTGACGGCGCTCGGTCAGGCCGACGGCACCATGCTCTCCCTGGTCCTCTGGATGACCGGCTTGATGATCACTCTGGTGCCGCTCATCGGCTGGCTGTCGGACCGGTGGGGGATGGCCTCCCGGCGGCTCATCTTCATCGGCTCGTCCGTGGCACTGATGGGTACCTCGTTCCTTTGGTTCGCGCTGCTCCAGACGCGCCAGTACGGGCTGATGCTGCTCGGCTTCGTCATCCTGTTCGTGGCCTACTGCGCGAACATCGCGGTGACGCCGACCTTTTTCGCCCTGGCCTTCCCCGCGCAGGTTCGGTACAGCGGCATGGCCATGGGCTTCACTCTGGGCACGGTGATCGGGGCGTCGATCGCGCCGCTGGTCGCGACGGCGCTGCAGGACGCCACGGGAAGCTGGGTCGGGGTGGCCTCGTATATGAGCGGTGCGGCGTTCCTTGCCGCGATCTCCGGTGTGCTGTTGCGCGAGTACGTTCCGGACCGGCGAGCCCGCCGGGGCGTCGGGGAGCCGGCCGGCCCGACGTCATCCGCCGAACCGAGCGAGGCGGCCCGCTGA
- a CDS encoding LLM class flavin-dependent oxidoreductase encodes MKFGILLTSVYDRATPAARQRDEHAELVRTADQAGFSLMVAGQHFLGAELRYFQPVPWLTYMSQHAPSMDVATGIVLLSMVNPVDMAEQMSTLDVLTDGRVRFGVGLGYSPHEFDAFGVRKGERVARFEESLALIRRLWSGEKVTSEGRFVSVHEAQPAVQPVQVGGPPVWIGGQAAGAVKRAATRGDAWYSPPFPTHAQLYEMSRLFTETREAAGVAPAAEFPVRRELLIADSREDAMEAALVRYRARYETYRKWGLKGQNTPVEKSGEELREDIEQRFILGSPEECAAGLHKLGDEIGMTHFVYKPHWPGLPHAEAMRQLDRFGSEVVPLLRS; translated from the coding sequence ATGAAGTTCGGGATCCTGTTGACCTCGGTCTATGACCGTGCGACGCCGGCGGCGCGCCAGCGTGACGAGCATGCGGAGCTGGTGCGAACCGCGGATCAGGCGGGGTTCTCGCTGATGGTGGCGGGACAGCACTTCCTGGGCGCGGAGCTACGGTACTTCCAGCCGGTGCCGTGGCTGACCTACATGTCGCAGCATGCACCGTCGATGGATGTGGCGACCGGGATCGTGCTGCTGTCGATGGTGAACCCGGTCGACATGGCCGAGCAGATGTCCACACTGGACGTCCTGACCGACGGGCGGGTGCGGTTCGGCGTGGGTCTGGGCTACAGCCCGCACGAATTCGACGCGTTCGGAGTCCGCAAGGGCGAGCGGGTGGCGCGGTTCGAGGAGTCGCTGGCGCTGATCCGCAGGCTGTGGAGTGGCGAGAAGGTCACCTCCGAGGGCCGGTTCGTGAGCGTGCACGAGGCCCAGCCGGCGGTGCAGCCGGTGCAGGTGGGTGGGCCGCCGGTGTGGATAGGTGGCCAGGCGGCGGGTGCGGTGAAGCGGGCGGCGACGCGGGGGGACGCCTGGTACAGCCCGCCGTTCCCGACACACGCCCAGCTGTACGAGATGAGCCGGTTGTTCACCGAGACCCGCGAGGCGGCAGGGGTGGCGCCGGCAGCCGAGTTCCCGGTGCGCAGGGAGCTGCTGATCGCGGACTCGCGTGAGGACGCGATGGAGGCGGCGCTGGTGCGCTACCGGGCTCGGTACGAGACCTACCGCAAGTGGGGGCTGAAGGGGCAGAACACCCCGGTGGAGAAATCGGGTGAGGAACTGCGCGAGGACATCGAGCAGCGGTTCATCCTGGGCTCTCCCGAGGAGTGCGCGGCAGGGCTGCACAAGCTGGGGGACGAGATCGGCATGACGCATTTCGTCTACAAGCCGCACTGGCCGGGATTGCCGCACGCCGAGGCGATGCGCCAGCTCGATCGCTTTGGTTCCGAGGTCGTGCCCTTGCTCCGGAGCTGA
- a CDS encoding DUF4387 family protein produces the protein MRLAEVAVVIRSKNAGPFCVTIDLFFDTPEDYERARNSRLLTPAGVAEVYGVAEDKVKGVYWDDRVLAGKVSVLRWSSSSDPFCADYFGAHQHHPLAAGELDEPTEAAA, from the coding sequence ATGCGTCTGGCTGAGGTCGCCGTGGTGATCCGCAGCAAGAACGCGGGCCCGTTCTGCGTCACGATCGACCTGTTCTTCGACACCCCTGAGGACTATGAGCGCGCCCGGAACAGCCGACTGCTCACTCCGGCAGGCGTCGCCGAGGTCTACGGCGTCGCCGAGGACAAGGTAAAGGGGGTCTACTGGGACGATCGCGTCCTTGCCGGGAAGGTCTCCGTGCTCCGTTGGTCGTCCAGTTCCGACCCTTTCTGCGCCGACTACTTCGGTGCCCATCAGCATCATCCGCTCGCCGCCGGCGAGCTCGACGAGCCCACGGAGGCCGCGGCATGA
- a CDS encoding acyclic terpene utilization AtuA family protein encodes MNGAEQGPGTVRILGFVNHIAPSPEIRTAIERAFEWGVDVIVAQGTGSDWGPYWLGSGEMPAADVATNVEPYVEAAVEHGVPFVFSFGIAGANVHLERNLAQFDALCERRGWDLRVGVIRSQLGERFMLAAVRDGPPVVAAGEDAHLPAQLTSADVRGAERIVGLIGPEPVMAALGSGVDGVITGRALDIGLFMALPMLRGLPKAVAAHAGKLLECGGLAAEPGDSGQCLWANVGPDGLEVRSPSPKHRISVRSLVSHTFYERSHPALEENPGGVLDLRNATYETTAEGIWCQGAEWIDQPYTVLLEGATRTGFRAISMLGVREPTLLAQIRSWTDSAEAQVRGAARFAEHFAHGRMRLGIRIFGLDGVLGGLEPNDRVTGHEAAVIVDVVADDRALAEQAAYFAFIRLFIGPYPNRKTTAGNAAAPFMPVVIPVSDVFRFGIYHLLPLEDPVVPFPFVIERFPSRAPETTHEKETADASG; translated from the coding sequence ATGAACGGTGCCGAGCAAGGACCGGGAACGGTCAGGATCCTGGGTTTCGTCAACCACATCGCCCCGAGTCCGGAGATCCGGACGGCCATCGAGCGGGCCTTCGAGTGGGGCGTCGACGTGATCGTCGCCCAGGGCACCGGCAGCGACTGGGGCCCGTACTGGCTGGGCTCGGGTGAGATGCCGGCGGCTGACGTCGCCACGAACGTCGAACCGTATGTGGAGGCCGCGGTCGAACACGGTGTGCCTTTTGTGTTCTCGTTCGGCATCGCCGGCGCCAACGTGCACCTCGAGCGGAACCTCGCCCAGTTCGACGCGCTCTGCGAGCGCCGCGGCTGGGACCTGCGGGTCGGCGTGATCCGCTCCCAACTCGGCGAGCGGTTCATGCTCGCCGCGGTGCGGGACGGCCCGCCCGTCGTCGCCGCGGGGGAGGACGCGCACCTGCCCGCTCAGCTCACGTCGGCGGATGTCCGAGGCGCGGAGCGGATCGTCGGACTGATCGGCCCCGAACCGGTGATGGCCGCGCTCGGCTCCGGCGTCGACGGCGTGATCACCGGTCGCGCACTCGACATCGGCCTGTTCATGGCACTGCCGATGCTGCGAGGTCTGCCGAAGGCTGTCGCGGCGCACGCGGGCAAGTTGCTGGAATGCGGCGGGCTCGCCGCCGAGCCGGGTGACTCCGGGCAGTGTCTGTGGGCAAACGTCGGCCCCGACGGCCTCGAGGTGCGCTCGCCGAGTCCCAAACACCGGATCAGCGTGCGCTCGCTGGTGTCGCATACCTTCTACGAGCGTTCGCACCCCGCGCTCGAGGAGAACCCTGGCGGTGTACTCGACCTGCGTAACGCCACCTACGAGACCACCGCCGAGGGCATCTGGTGTCAGGGTGCGGAGTGGATCGACCAGCCCTACACGGTGCTGCTCGAGGGCGCGACGCGCACCGGGTTCCGTGCGATCTCGATGCTGGGTGTCCGTGAACCGACCCTGCTCGCCCAGATCCGCAGCTGGACCGATTCGGCCGAGGCGCAGGTCCGTGGGGCGGCGCGGTTCGCCGAGCACTTCGCTCATGGCCGGATGCGGCTGGGCATCCGCATCTTCGGGCTCGATGGTGTGCTGGGCGGGTTGGAGCCGAACGACCGGGTGACCGGCCACGAGGCGGCGGTGATCGTCGACGTCGTCGCCGACGACCGGGCGCTCGCCGAGCAGGCCGCCTACTTCGCCTTCATCCGGCTGTTCATCGGTCCCTACCCGAACCGCAAGACCACGGCCGGCAACGCGGCGGCGCCGTTCATGCCGGTCGTCATTCCGGTGTCGGACGTCTTCAGGTTCGGCATCTACCACCTCCTCCCGCTCGAAGACCCGGTCGTGCCCTTCCCGTTCGTCATCGAACGGTTCCCCAGCCGTGCTCCGGAGACGACTCATGAGAAGGAGACCGCCGATGCGTCTGGCTGA
- a CDS encoding AMP-binding protein, producing the protein MRDQDVPAVAAVGVAPHPGLLTADATGLRLSALTPETAALTVLRHGPTTVTAGALDRTVRTISMGLAAAGVVPGDRVAAVPRNRIELVLRLRIGSGSRPVTDYAEWLAAHAPPGAHRRAVDGVVPQVYTSGASGVPKGVQLTAVNIGAEVELVGRAWEFGRDAVSLPAAPLSRIGALSGALVGLRTGATTLPSLRHIAYGAAPIAPAEQRRAARRLGCDLHQLYGLTETTGGITQLGTGTVDAPEALSVGPPCPVVLTEELPRNATGKVLKRSPRRDLAARQEGMAR; encoded by the coding sequence ATGAGAGACCAGGATGTCCCCGCCGTCGCGGCGGTCGGGGTGGCTCCGCACCCTGGGCTGCTGACGGCCGACGCCACTGGTCTCCGGCTGTCAGCGCTCACACCGGAGACCGCCGCCCTGACCGTCCTACGCCACGGCCCGACGACGGTCACGGCCGGTGCTCTGGACCGAACTGTCCGGACCATCTCGATGGGTCTGGCCGCGGCCGGCGTCGTGCCCGGTGACCGGGTGGCCGCCGTGCCGCGCAACCGGATCGAACTCGTCCTGCGGCTGCGCATCGGATCCGGGTCGAGGCCCGTCACGGACTACGCCGAGTGGCTCGCCGCCCACGCACCGCCTGGAGCCCACAGACGCGCGGTCGACGGCGTCGTGCCGCAGGTCTACACCTCGGGTGCCAGCGGTGTGCCGAAGGGCGTGCAGCTCACCGCCGTGAACATCGGGGCCGAAGTGGAGCTTGTCGGCCGGGCCTGGGAGTTCGGGCGGGACGCGGTGAGCCTGCCCGCCGCTCCGCTGTCCCGTATCGGCGCGCTGAGCGGGGCTCTGGTCGGCCTGCGCACGGGCGCGACCACCCTGCCGTCGCTGCGGCACATCGCGTACGGCGCCGCCCCGATTGCCCCGGCCGAGCAGCGGCGTGCCGCCCGGCGCCTCGGCTGCGATCTCCACCAGCTCTATGGCCTCACCGAGACCACGGGCGGCATCACCCAACTCGGCACCGGCACTGTCGACGCCCCGGAGGCCCTGTCGGTCGGCCCGCCCTGTCCGGTCGTCCTTACTGAGGAACTGCCGCGCAACGCCACGGGCAAGGTCCTCAAACGCTCGCCGCGCCGCGACCTCGCCGCGCGGCAGGAAGGAATGGCGCGATGA
- a CDS encoding zinc-binding dehydrogenase: MGGLRTPTLPDTAFAALMPGFGAELEVTEVRVPRPEPGALVVEVEVSSVCGSDVHTWQGSVSNLPVTPPLVLGHEIVGRVAAIGDGADVDSVGAPLRLGDRVVWEHEACGTCEMCSVERQPTLCPNRRVGMFRTAEEFPYSAGGFAQYSYVWPRSGRVRVPDSVPSNAAAAGSCALRTVVNAFERLGPIDHMSRIVVQGSGPLGLFATAMAARRHPRRLVVVGAPDDRLEVARRWGAHDVVSVGRHPDPAERVAAVEELTGGGPDVILEMSGAPGAFAEGVLMAARNARYAVVGTLGGGTQEVLVPRIVGHGLRIIGCLGSDIGSYERGLRFLEQASDEIDFGALFSGRVHGLAGATDSLRSLRNMDEIKPILDPWV; the protein is encoded by the coding sequence ATGGGTGGGCTACGGACGCCGACGCTGCCGGATACCGCGTTCGCGGCGCTGATGCCAGGGTTCGGTGCGGAGCTCGAAGTCACCGAGGTGAGGGTGCCCCGCCCTGAGCCGGGGGCGCTGGTGGTGGAGGTCGAGGTCTCCTCAGTGTGCGGAAGCGACGTGCACACGTGGCAGGGATCGGTCAGTAATCTGCCGGTCACCCCGCCGCTGGTGCTCGGTCACGAGATCGTCGGTCGCGTCGCCGCGATCGGCGACGGCGCCGATGTGGATTCGGTAGGAGCGCCGCTGCGGCTCGGCGACCGCGTGGTCTGGGAACACGAGGCGTGCGGCACATGCGAGATGTGCTCGGTCGAGCGGCAGCCGACGCTGTGCCCGAACCGGCGCGTGGGCATGTTCCGTACCGCCGAGGAATTTCCCTACTCGGCGGGCGGATTCGCACAGTACTCGTATGTGTGGCCCCGATCCGGCCGGGTGCGCGTGCCCGACTCGGTGCCCAGCAACGCCGCGGCCGCGGGCAGCTGCGCCCTGCGCACCGTGGTGAACGCCTTCGAACGACTCGGTCCGATCGACCACATGTCGCGGATCGTGGTGCAGGGCAGTGGCCCGCTCGGCCTGTTCGCCACGGCGATGGCGGCCCGGCGTCATCCGCGCAGGCTGGTCGTCGTCGGAGCACCGGACGACCGGCTGGAGGTCGCGCGGCGCTGGGGCGCGCACGACGTCGTGTCCGTCGGGCGGCATCCCGACCCGGCGGAGCGCGTGGCCGCGGTGGAAGAGCTCACCGGCGGCGGACCGGACGTGATCCTCGAGATGTCGGGCGCGCCCGGCGCGTTCGCCGAGGGTGTGCTGATGGCTGCCCGCAACGCCCGTTACGCGGTCGTCGGCACCCTGGGCGGGGGCACGCAGGAGGTGCTCGTTCCGCGCATTGTCGGGCATGGGCTGCGGATCATCGGCTGCCTGGGATCGGACATCGGTTCCTACGAGCGTGGCCTGCGCTTCCTCGAGCAGGCGTCCGACGAGATCGACTTCGGTGCGTTGTTCTCCGGCCGGGTGCACGGGCTGGCGGGCGCGACCGACTCGCTCCGGAGTCTCCGGAACATGGACGAGATCAAGCCGATCCTCGACCCTTGGGTCTGA
- a CDS encoding MFS transporter, giving the protein MIAALCALVLVFDGYDVSVFATTIPALLNYEPWGLNADELGVIASLALIGMLVGSLLCGFATDLLGRKLMLMLSSGWFSLCMVVCGFAPTSEMFGLFRFLAGVGLGGVMPTAIALAIEFAPRTRRNLVNMVLTSGFMIGMLVASLLGIVVIETFGFRPMYVAAALPLLILPVAWFTLPESIEFLVSKGRMEEARMVARRYGLDVLARAADDASTGRRSSLRALGRRPLLVPLVIFGLGDLVVQLFIYGLNTWLPQLMSMAGYPLGSALSFLATMSIGAIAGGLVMSWAADRAHARPIALLGFVIGLVALVVLSVGPPLPILYLAVALAGVGGSGTAAILNGFVATWFPAAVRASALGAYMTVGRLGGILGPLAGGWIISSGLSLEWTFYALMIPTVLGVLVVLLMPRTTEYPGKPPLDSGAKRSERAALNEAQ; this is encoded by the coding sequence ATGATCGCCGCGCTGTGCGCGCTGGTCCTCGTCTTCGACGGGTACGACGTCTCGGTCTTCGCCACCACGATCCCGGCGCTGCTGAACTACGAGCCTTGGGGCCTGAACGCCGACGAACTCGGGGTGATCGCCAGCCTGGCCCTGATCGGCATGCTGGTCGGCTCGCTGCTCTGCGGCTTTGCCACCGACCTGCTCGGCCGCAAGCTCATGCTGATGCTCAGCTCCGGCTGGTTCTCCCTTTGCATGGTTGTCTGTGGCTTCGCGCCGACCAGTGAGATGTTCGGGCTCTTCCGGTTCTTGGCCGGTGTCGGCCTTGGCGGCGTCATGCCGACCGCCATCGCGCTGGCGATCGAGTTCGCACCGCGCACCCGCCGCAACCTCGTCAACATGGTGCTCACCTCCGGTTTCATGATCGGCATGCTGGTCGCCTCGCTGCTGGGCATCGTCGTGATCGAGACTTTCGGATTCCGTCCGATGTATGTCGCCGCCGCACTCCCGCTGCTGATCCTGCCGGTCGCCTGGTTCACCCTGCCGGAGTCGATCGAGTTCCTCGTATCGAAGGGACGCATGGAAGAAGCGCGGATGGTCGCGCGGCGATACGGACTCGACGTGCTCGCGCGGGCGGCGGATGACGCCTCCACCGGCCGCCGTTCGTCGCTGCGTGCCCTCGGCCGGAGGCCTCTGCTGGTCCCGCTGGTGATCTTCGGTCTGGGCGATCTCGTCGTGCAGCTTTTCATCTACGGGCTGAACACATGGTTGCCGCAGCTGATGAGCATGGCGGGCTATCCGCTCGGGTCGGCGCTGAGCTTCCTCGCCACCATGTCCATCGGCGCGATCGCGGGCGGCCTGGTCATGTCCTGGGCCGCGGATCGCGCGCATGCCCGCCCGATCGCACTGCTCGGATTCGTCATCGGCCTCGTGGCCCTCGTGGTTCTCAGCGTCGGCCCCCCGCTGCCGATCCTCTACCTCGCGGTGGCTCTCGCCGGCGTCGGTGGCAGCGGCACGGCGGCGATCCTCAACGGCTTCGTCGCCACCTGGTTCCCCGCAGCCGTGCGGGCCTCCGCATTGGGCGCCTACATGACGGTCGGCCGGCTCGGTGGGATTCTCGGCCCACTGGCCGGAGGCTGGATCATCAGCTCCGGGCTTTCCTTGGAATGGACCTTCTACGCGCTGATGATTCCTACGGTTCTGGGCGTCCTGGTCGTCCTGCTGATGCCGCGCACCACGGAGTATCCCGGAAAACCGCCTCTCGACAGCGGAGCGAAGCGCTCTGAGCGCGCGGCGCTCAACGAAGCACAGTGA